A region from the Ignavibacteria bacterium genome encodes:
- a CDS encoding polymer-forming cytoskeletal protein, whose protein sequence is MKFETGNKQLNIIGRGTTVQGKVTSSGSLHVDGNIVGDITATDNVEIGVTGQVKGNVQGKMIKISGSVDGKIDSSDTLTFLEKAVVRGDIRAAKLIIEEGARFNGNCAMNEQTIKPKES, encoded by the coding sequence ATGAAATTTGAAACCGGCAACAAGCAACTCAACATCATCGGGCGCGGAACAACAGTGCAGGGAAAAGTTACGAGCAGTGGTTCGCTTCACGTTGACGGAAATATTGTTGGCGATATTACAGCAACAGATAACGTAGAAATCGGTGTAACGGGACAAGTAAAAGGAAATGTTCAAGGGAAAATGATAAAAATTTCCGGCTCTGTTGATGGAAAAATAGATTCTTCCGATACGCTCACGTTTTTGGAAAAAGCCGTTGTTCGCGGAGATATTCGCGCCGCAAAACTGATCATTGAAGAAGGAGCAAGGTTCAACGGTAACTGCGCGATGAATGAACAAACAATAAAACCCAAAGAATCGTAA
- a CDS encoding AtpZ/AtpI family protein has translation MALFGEEHYFREAAPYIGLGIQLALVVVVFYYIGKWFDGKFGTAPWMSLAGIAAGSVGGFISFYKKINALSERENKKMK, from the coding sequence ATGGCGTTATTTGGTGAAGAACATTATTTTCGCGAAGCCGCGCCGTACATAGGATTAGGAATTCAACTTGCGCTCGTTGTCGTTGTTTTTTATTATATCGGAAAATGGTTCGATGGAAAATTCGGAACTGCTCCGTGGATGTCGTTAGCAGGAATAGCAGCGGGAAGTGTTGGCGGATTTATTTCTTTTTACAAAAAAATAAACGCGCTTTCGGAACGCGAAAATAAAAAAATGAAATGA